A single window of Pygocentrus nattereri isolate fPygNat1 chromosome 24, fPygNat1.pri, whole genome shotgun sequence DNA harbors:
- the zgc:194621 gene encoding uncharacterized protein zgc:194621 yields MPNTRVLKPKPAETKPKARTDELGSRRSKRASSCPRCYQDNARDPVAVETRGRAPKATPKPRAAAPGELKGTENTRAAATSCELKTTKARTAACGASQSQPPRAQPRRHPEIQSHKAFTVFAPNPKKRQDIQRKAEAELAALEDLRLSRTMNYVSISPSAVGGCLTLEEVRMKQQQEMQMKRRQKQMKKYALETSPMVFG; encoded by the exons ATGCCCAACACGAGAGTCCTGAAGCCCAAGCCCGCTGAAACGAAACCCAAAGCGCGGACGGACGAACTGGGCAGCCGCCGCAGCAAACGGGCGTCGAGCTGCCCACGCTGTTACCAGGACAACGCGCGCGACCCTGTTGCCGTGGAGACCAGAGGGCGCGCGCCAAAGGCGACGCCGAAACCACGAGCTGCGGCTCCAGGCGAGTTAAAGGGGACCGAAAACACACGAGCAGCAGCGACATCGTGCGAGTTAAAGACGACAAAAGCGCGAACTGCGGCGTGTGGAGCCTCGCAGTCTCAGCCACCTAGAGCCCAGCCCAGGAGACACCCCGAGATCCAAAG CCATAAAGCCTTTACCGTTTTTGCTCCCAATCCCAAGAAAAGGCAAGATATTCAGAGAA AGGCTGAGGCAGAGCTTGCAGCTCTAGAAGACCTGCGCTTGAGTCGGACTATGAATTACGTTTCCATCTCGCCAAGTGCTGTGG GTGGATGCTTAACGCTGGAGGAAGTCCGAATGAAACAGCAACAAGAGATGCAAATGAAAAGACGACAAAAACAG aTGAAAAAATATGCTTTGGAAACATCTCCCATGGTGTTTGGATGA
- the skilb gene encoding SKI-like proto-oncogene b, which translates to MAMVQNNRPHPDKEQALHRVPLKRLMREKPMEAAPIKKRVMAALNLSCKKESLSLSSTLKPIIKTEHMEKDSSFLGCGRDLSYQQDSKAKDGQESALDLSPALRHTLAQFTLSSQCSLGGPAAFSGQHSQDKLAPLLTQANVGGGPLLVPPDSSTELVVCNLEGETISCFSVGGELRLCLPQVLNTVLRDFSLQQINSVCDQLYLYCSRCDASQLHVLKVLGILPPGAPSCGLITLTDAQRLCNTLLHPGESNGPAGLLKGHLAGEEEEREVEEAGAFWVEHQCLGKCQGLFVPCLYASPGSPCIRCSQCRRLYCPERFVMHSHWQPDKRTCHWGFDSAKWACYLQLGRRYQGTAEEAKLKQLLETVKLKFCSIQLDTKQPHLETAQVQEGLNLCSGKEKLCESSSEGKAVPLPSYVFDPCLLANLKEDPRHHELMWQSWYLYMHDKLANSNMSSGCVAGKDVETFRAERLGSLLKHGHSQENKTLAQDGEETEPKESAGAGRKKTSCLSGQLQRNSPDEWPRVSIETPACEKSFSGSLEENKDSMVVEVLQMYNAQHEKLQSTLRRQQQLEKELQALRRDEAAEQRSLHGELEVVQTEHAQKLGEVQEEQRKLKCRLEQLRQQGCRCREQQGAEQQQESHYATQLSELRKRLDRAEEDREELQEELRREREAREKLERTIAELKQQMKESVPASTMDSPLSSSSDALMSPTL; encoded by the exons ATGGCTATGGTCCAGAATAACCGTCCTCATCCTGACAAGGAGCAGGCTCTCCACAGAGTCCCACTGAAGAGGCTGATGCGAGAGAAACCGATGGAAGCAGCCCCGATAAAGAAACGAGTGATGGCTGCCCTTAACTTATCATGCAAAAAGGAGTCATTGTCATTATCATCAACCCTAAAGCCTATCATAAAGACTGAGCACATGGAAAAGGACTCCTCATTTCTGGGCTGCGGCCGTGACCTCAGCTATCAGCAAGACTCCAAGGCGAAGGATGGACAGGAGAGCGCTTTGGACCTAAGCCCGGCCTTGAGGCACACCCTGGCCCAGTTCACTTTGAGCAGCCAGTGCTCTCTAGGCGGCCCTGCTGCATTCTCTGGCCAGCACAGCCAGGATAAGCTGGCCCCTTTGCTTACCCAGGCCAACGTGGGTGGAGGCCCCCTGCTGGTGCCACCAGACAGCTCCACAGAGCTTGTGGTGTGCAATCTGGAGGGCGAAACCATCTCTTGCTTTTCGGTGGGGGGTGAACTGCGTCTTTGCTTGCCTCAAGTGCTGAACACAGTCCTGCGAGACTTCTCTCTTCAGCAGATCAACTCAGTGTGTGACCAGCTCTACTTGTATTGCTCCCGCTGTGATGCCTCCCAGCTGCATGTTCTCAAAGTGTTGGGCATCTTACCACCTGGGGCACCTTCTTGTGGCCTCATCACACTCACAGACGCCCAACGCCTCTGCAACACTCTACTACATCCGGGCGAAAGCAACGGCCCGGCTGGGCTGCTCAAGGGTCACTTAGCTGgcgaagaggaggagagagaggtcgAAGAGGCTGGAGCCTTTTGGGTGGAACACCAGTGCTTGGGGAAGTGCCAAGGCCTGTTTGTGCCTTGCCTCTATGCAAGCCCTGGCTCTCCATGCATCCGCTGCTCACAGTGTCGCCGGCTTTACTGCCCCGAGCGTTTCGTCATGCACTCACACTGGCAGCCCGACAAGCGCACGTGCCACTGGGGCTTTGACTCGGCCAAGTGGGCCTGCTACCTGCAGCTCGGACGCAGGTACCAGGGGACGGCTGAGGAGGCCAAGCTGAAGCAGCTGTTGGAAACAGTGAAGCTGAAGTTCTGCAGCATACAGCTGGACACCAAGCAGCCACATCTG GAGACTGCCCAAGTACAGGAGGGATTAAATCTCTGTTCTGGGAAAGAGAAGCTGTGCGAGAGTAGCTCTGAGGGAAAG GCAGTGCCTTTGCCCTCTTATGTGTTTGACCCCTGTCTGCTCGCCAATTTGAAGGAGGACCCCAGGCACCATGAGCTCATGTGGCAAAG TTGGTACCTTTACATGCATGACAAGCTGGCCAATTCCAATATGAGTTCTGGCTGTGTTGCTGGGAAAGACGTGGAGACATTCAGAGCGGAGAGGCTAGGAAGCCTGCTCAAACATGGACACAGCCAGGAGAACAAGACGCTGGCTCAGGATGGGGAGGAGACTGAGCCCAAAGAATCTGCTGGTGCAG GGCGGAAAAAAACAAGTTGCTTGTCTGGCCAATTGCAACGCAACAGTCCAGACGAGTGGCCGCGTGTTTCCATAGAAACGCCCGCGTGCGAGAAGTCTTTCAGTGGCAGTCTTGAGGAGAACAAGGACAGCATGGTGGTGGAGGTGCTTCAGATGTACAATGCTCAGCATGAGAAGCTTCAGTCAACGCTCCGCAGGCAGCAACAGCTGGAAAAG GAGCTGCAGGCTTTGCGCAGGGATGAGGCGGCAGAACAGCGCAGCCTGCACGGTGAACTGGAGGTGGTACAGACAGAGCATGCCCAAAAGCTGGGGGAAGTGCAGGAGGAGCAGAGGAAGCTCAAGTGCAGGCTGGAGCAGCTGAGACAGCAGGGCTGCAGGTGCAGAGAGCAGCAGGGGGCCGAGCAACAGCAAGAGAGCCATTACGCCACACAG TTATCAGAGCTGCGCAAGAGGTTGGACCGTGCCGAGGAGGACCGGGAAGAGCTGCAGGAGGAACTTCGTAGGGAGAGGGAGGCCAGAGAGAAGCTGGAGCGCACCATCGCTGAGCTCAAACAGCAAATGAAGGAGTCTGTACCTGCTTCTACGATGGACAGCCCCCTCTCGAGCTCTTCTGATGCTCTGATGTCTCCAACTCTGTAA